A window from Actimicrobium sp. CCC2.4 encodes these proteins:
- a CDS encoding TolC family protein yields MRSKITSDNHELELAQAEADLIGLQAARLSSERMPDPTLAVRAGRERDGQERLVGISIAFTLPGAGRNADQHGAAVKAGMASQRALQTQQKVSAAAQRVVTDSERSLAIWQTMQRIADQSAQQSVTMMRAYTLGEATLTDALMNRRMAMEAALAAESAQIDALAAQARLELDAHLLWAID; encoded by the coding sequence ATGCGCAGCAAGATCACCAGTGACAATCACGAACTGGAACTGGCGCAAGCCGAAGCTGACCTGATCGGTTTGCAGGCCGCGCGCCTGTCGAGCGAACGCATGCCTGACCCGACCCTAGCCGTGCGGGCCGGTCGTGAACGCGACGGGCAGGAACGGCTGGTCGGCATCAGCATCGCCTTCACGCTGCCGGGTGCGGGCCGCAACGCCGATCAACATGGCGCTGCCGTCAAGGCCGGCATGGCGAGCCAGCGTGCGCTCCAGACACAGCAGAAAGTCAGCGCCGCCGCGCAGCGTGTCGTCACCGACAGCGAGCGCAGCCTCGCCATCTGGCAAACCATGCAGCGCATCGCCGACCAGAGCGCGCAGCAATCCGTGACGATGATGCGCGCCTACACCCTGGGCGAAGCGACGCTGACCGATGCCTTGATGAACCGGCGCATGGCGATGGAAGCAGCGCTGGCGGCAGAATCGGCGCAGATCGATGCGCTGGCAGCGCAGGCGCGCTTGGAGCTGGATGCGCATTTGTTGTGGGCGATTGATTGA
- a CDS encoding efflux RND transporter periplasmic adaptor subunit: MSLQVRHLPALVVTALLVLSAQAATPDQITLTTEQIRSAGIETLPAASTTSGSGGTVLAGTVVAPTNAITVVSAVVSAVVRQIHVQSLQQVQARTPVVTLFSQPLMEMQRDYLHLAIAARLAQDKLARDENLLKEGIMALSRVQDSRGAAQQAGIAAKERHQALRAAGVSEAAIRALISSNTLSPTVTVVAGVRGTLQEITMTPGQRIEAGMLLAIVSKDGARWIEFQASRQQAALIRTRDLLQLAHCGSAKVIAISGQITSANQSTLVRAVPIVSDDCLKLYEFIEATHQGVAGAAGIRVPAGAIVRHGDAAFVFVRNATGFAAVKVVVAAGGADPVAVTGKLVAGNPVAVKGLAALKGAWIGLGADGAP, translated from the coding sequence ATGTCCCTGCAAGTACGTCACCTCCCGGCGCTCGTCGTCACTGCCCTGCTGGTGCTGTCCGCACAAGCCGCCACACCCGACCAGATCACGCTGACTACCGAACAGATAAGGAGCGCCGGCATCGAGACGCTGCCCGCCGCGAGCACCACCAGCGGCAGCGGCGGCACGGTGCTGGCCGGCACCGTGGTCGCGCCGACCAATGCAATCACCGTCGTCAGCGCCGTGGTCAGCGCCGTGGTCCGGCAGATCCATGTGCAGTCGCTGCAGCAAGTGCAGGCCCGCACGCCGGTGGTAACACTGTTCAGCCAGCCATTGATGGAGATGCAGCGCGATTATCTGCACCTGGCGATCGCGGCGCGGCTGGCGCAAGACAAGCTGGCGCGCGATGAAAACCTGCTCAAGGAGGGCATCATGGCCTTGTCGCGCGTGCAGGACAGTCGCGGCGCGGCGCAGCAAGCCGGCATCGCCGCGAAGGAACGCCATCAGGCATTGCGCGCAGCCGGTGTCAGTGAAGCGGCAATCCGCGCACTGATCAGTAGCAATACGCTGTCGCCGACCGTGACGGTGGTCGCCGGCGTGCGCGGCACCTTGCAGGAAATCACGATGACACCGGGCCAGCGCATCGAAGCCGGCATGCTGCTGGCCATCGTCAGCAAGGATGGCGCGCGCTGGATCGAATTCCAGGCATCGCGCCAGCAAGCCGCCTTGATCCGCACCCGCGACCTGCTGCAACTCGCCCACTGCGGCAGCGCCAAAGTCATCGCGATTTCGGGCCAGATCACCAGCGCCAACCAGAGCACGCTGGTGCGCGCCGTCCCCATCGTCAGCGATGACTGCCTGAAGCTCTATGAATTTATCGAAGCGACCCATCAGGGTGTCGCCGGCGCGGCCGGCATCCGTGTTCCGGCCGGTGCGATCGTGCGCCATGGCGATGCGGCGTTCGTGTTCGTGCGCAATGCGACCGGCTTCGCTGCGGTCAAGGTAGTCGTCGCGGCGGGAGGCGCGGATCCGGTCGCCGTCACCGGCAAGCTGGTGGCCGGCAACCCGGTTGCAGTCAAGGGACTGGCCGCGCTCAAGGGTGCGTGGATCGGCCTCGGCGCTGACGGAGCACCATGA
- the glpK gene encoding glycerol kinase GlpK, giving the protein MTTTTKPDQYILSLDQGTTSSRAVLFNHAGDIVSVAQKEFRQIYPQPGWVEHDPQEIWSTQAGVAAEAVTHAGLNGTSIAAIGISNQRETTIVWDRETGRPLYNAIVWQDRRTAAFCDELKERGLEKMVRSKTGLPIDSYFSGTKIRWILDNVDGARARANEGKLCFGTVDSWLVWNFTKHALHVTDVTNAARTMLFNIHTLEWDDELLEMLDIPRSMLPEVRSSSEIYGKTKTTVFATAIPLAGIAGDQHAALFGQMCTQPGMVKNTYGTGCFLVMNTGDKPVESKNDLITTIAWKIGDQVNYALEGSIFIGGAVVQWLRDGLGIVNNAAQIEALARSVPDSDGVYLVPAFVGLGAPHWNARARGTMFGLTRGSTAAHVARAGLDSIAYQSHDVLRAMEADMECKITELRVDGGAVANDLLMQFQSDILGVEVVRPKITETTALGAAYLAGLAVGYWKDIDEIQGQWALDQRFTPATDSTEAKQGLKGWKRAIHASKVWADTL; this is encoded by the coding sequence ATGACCACGACCACCAAACCCGACCAGTACATTCTTTCGCTCGACCAGGGCACCACCAGCTCGCGCGCCGTGCTGTTCAACCATGCCGGCGACATCGTCTCGGTCGCACAAAAAGAATTCCGGCAAATTTATCCCCAGCCAGGCTGGGTCGAACATGATCCGCAGGAAATCTGGTCGACCCAGGCCGGCGTCGCTGCCGAGGCGGTCACCCATGCCGGTTTGAACGGCACCTCCATTGCCGCCATCGGCATCAGCAACCAGCGCGAAACCACCATCGTCTGGGACCGTGAGACCGGCCGGCCGTTGTACAACGCGATCGTCTGGCAGGACCGACGCACCGCTGCATTTTGCGATGAGCTCAAAGAGCGCGGCCTCGAAAAAATGGTCAGGTCCAAGACCGGTCTGCCGATTGATTCGTACTTTTCGGGCACCAAGATCCGCTGGATTCTCGATAACGTCGACGGTGCGCGCGCGCGCGCCAACGAGGGCAAGCTCTGCTTCGGCACGGTCGACAGCTGGCTGGTGTGGAACTTCACCAAGCATGCACTGCACGTCACCGATGTCACCAATGCGGCGCGTACCATGCTGTTCAATATTCATACGCTGGAGTGGGATGACGAACTGCTCGAGATGCTCGATATCCCGCGCAGTATGCTGCCGGAAGTACGCTCGTCGTCCGAAATCTACGGCAAGACCAAGACCACCGTCTTTGCGACCGCGATCCCGCTGGCCGGAATCGCCGGCGACCAGCACGCAGCACTGTTCGGTCAGATGTGCACGCAACCCGGCATGGTCAAGAATACTTACGGCACCGGCTGCTTCCTGGTGATGAATACCGGTGACAAGCCGGTCGAATCGAAGAACGACCTGATCACCACGATCGCCTGGAAAATCGGCGACCAGGTCAACTACGCGCTGGAGGGCAGCATCTTCATCGGCGGCGCTGTCGTGCAATGGCTGCGCGATGGCCTGGGCATCGTCAACAATGCGGCGCAGATCGAAGCGCTGGCGCGTTCGGTGCCCGACAGCGACGGCGTGTATCTGGTGCCGGCCTTCGTCGGTCTCGGCGCGCCGCACTGGAATGCACGTGCGCGCGGCACCATGTTCGGCCTGACGCGCGGCAGTACCGCCGCCCACGTAGCCCGTGCCGGTCTCGACAGCATCGCCTACCAGTCGCACGATGTGCTCAGGGCCATGGAAGCCGACATGGAATGCAAGATCACCGAGTTGCGCGTCGACGGCGGCGCGGTCGCCAACGACCTGCTGATGCAGTTTCAGTCGGACATTCTTGGCGTCGAGGTGGTGCGGCCGAAGATCACCGAAACCACGGCACTCGGTGCTGCGTATCTGGCCGGCCTCGCGGTCGGCTACTGGAAAGACATCGACGAAATCCAGGGCCAGTGGGCGCTCGACCAGCGCTTCACGCCGGCGACCGATAGCACCGAAGCAAAGCAGGGACTCAAGGGCTGGAAGCGGGCGATCCACGCCAGCAAGGTCTGGGCCGATACGCTCTGA
- a CDS encoding helix-turn-helix transcriptional regulator — MLLQPVLDQIFAAGKALGMSQAAIARRAGLHPVSVSRMAGSGNARFDNVALLAQAVGLKITLVADNHVAEGLLNGDLF; from the coding sequence ATGTTACTCCAGCCCGTACTCGATCAAATCTTCGCTGCTGGTAAAGCCCTGGGCATGTCGCAGGCGGCAATTGCCCGGCGCGCCGGCCTGCATCCGGTCAGCGTGTCGCGCATGGCGGGTAGTGGCAATGCACGTTTCGATAACGTCGCCTTGCTGGCGCAAGCCGTCGGCCTGAAGATCACGCTGGTGGCTGACAACCATGTCGCCGAAGGTCTGCTCAACGGCGACCTTTTTTAA